A single Agromyces sp. CF514 DNA region contains:
- the dusB gene encoding tRNA dihydrouridine synthase DusB — MSLTSTTPAGPLTIGGLELDVPVVLAPMAGITNTAFRRLCREFGAGLYVSEMITSRALVERTPESMRLITHHESETPRSIQLYGVDPKTVSEAVTMLVAEDRADHIDLNFGCPVPKVTRKGGGSALPWKTGLFRDIVEGAVTAAGDIPLTIKMRKGIDADHLTYLEAGRIAEGAGVASIALHARTAAEFYSGQADWPAIAKLKETVTGVPVLGNGDIWSADDALRMVAETGCDGVVVGRGCLGRPWLFGDLAAAFRGEEQSFRPSLGQVAQTFRRHAELLTEFFDSEERGCRDIRKHVAWYFKGYPVGGDLRARLATVESLAQLDDLLGTLDWSMPYPGEGAEGPRGRAGTPKNPALPDGWLDSQELAGHEAVTLVDAELDTSGG; from the coding sequence ATGTCACTCACTTCAACGACCCCTGCGGGCCCGCTTACCATCGGCGGGCTCGAGCTCGACGTGCCCGTCGTGCTCGCGCCCATGGCCGGAATCACGAACACGGCCTTCCGCCGGCTCTGCCGCGAATTCGGTGCCGGCCTCTACGTGTCCGAGATGATCACCTCGCGCGCGCTCGTCGAGCGCACGCCCGAGTCGATGCGGCTCATCACGCACCACGAGTCCGAGACACCCCGTTCGATCCAGCTCTACGGCGTCGATCCCAAGACGGTCTCCGAGGCGGTCACGATGCTCGTCGCCGAAGACCGCGCCGATCACATCGACCTGAACTTCGGATGCCCCGTCCCCAAGGTCACCCGCAAGGGGGGCGGCTCCGCCCTGCCATGGAAGACCGGGCTCTTCCGCGACATCGTCGAGGGCGCGGTCACGGCTGCCGGAGACATCCCGCTCACGATCAAGATGCGCAAGGGCATCGACGCAGACCACCTCACCTACCTCGAGGCCGGGCGCATCGCCGAGGGCGCCGGCGTCGCCTCGATCGCGCTGCACGCCCGCACCGCGGCCGAGTTCTACTCGGGTCAGGCCGACTGGCCCGCGATCGCGAAGCTCAAAGAGACCGTGACGGGCGTGCCCGTGCTCGGCAACGGCGACATCTGGTCGGCCGACGACGCCCTGCGCATGGTCGCCGAGACCGGGTGCGACGGCGTCGTCGTCGGTCGCGGATGCCTCGGTAGGCCATGGCTCTTCGGCGATCTCGCCGCCGCCTTCCGGGGCGAAGAGCAGAGCTTCCGCCCGTCGCTCGGGCAGGTCGCGCAGACCTTCCGGCGCCACGCAGAGCTGCTCACCGAGTTCTTCGACAGCGAAGAGCGCGGCTGCCGCGACATCCGAAAGCACGTCGCCTGGTACTTCAAGGGCTATCCGGTGGGCGGCGACCTGCGGGCCCGACTCGCGACGGTCGAGTCGCTCGCACAGCTCGACGACCTGCTCGGCACGCTCGACTGGTCGATGCCCTACCCGGGCGAGGGCGCAGAAGGCCCTCGAGGCCGCGCGGGCACGCCCAAGAACCCGGCACTGCCCGACGGCTGGCTCGACTCGCAAGAACTCGCCGGTCACGAGGCCGTCACCCTCGTCGACGCCGAGCTCGACACGAGCGGCGGCTGA
- a CDS encoding aminoacyl-tRNA deacylase, with the protein MGETITGSERVRADAEARGLEVEIIDRPAARSLEEAAELLGITPADIVKSLVVKRSDDTYLFALVPGGRKISWPKLRALVGVNKLQLPDASLALAATGYERGTITPLGSTTAWPVYIDESVVGRRVSMGAGEHGRSLFVDADRLIEAFDAIVADLSDPE; encoded by the coding sequence ATGGGCGAGACGATCACGGGTTCCGAGCGGGTTCGGGCCGATGCCGAGGCGCGCGGCCTCGAGGTCGAGATCATCGATCGACCGGCCGCACGCAGCCTCGAGGAGGCCGCCGAACTGCTCGGCATCACGCCCGCCGACATCGTCAAGTCGCTCGTCGTCAAGCGCAGCGACGACACCTACCTCTTCGCGCTCGTGCCCGGCGGCCGCAAGATCTCGTGGCCGAAGCTCCGCGCGCTCGTCGGCGTCAACAAGCTGCAGCTGCCCGACGCCTCGCTCGCGCTCGCCGCGACGGGCTACGAGCGCGGCACGATCACGCCGCTCGGGTCGACCACGGCGTGGCCCGTCTACATCGACGAGTCCGTCGTCGGACGCCGGGTGTCCATGGGCGCCGGCGAGCACGGCCGGAGCCTCTTCGTCGACGCCGACCGGCTCATCGAGGCGTTCGATGCGATCGTCGCCGACCTGAGCGACCCGGAGTAG
- a CDS encoding DsbA family protein — protein sequence MSEPIKIDIWSDIACPWCYIGKRHLEAGIEALGADAPDVEIEYHSFELSPDTPLDFEGSTVEYLAERKGMPVERVEQMLEHVTGVAANAGLDYHFEKVAHTKTLKAHELLHFAKSHGKQLELKERLLKAYFVEGGRVNRIDELIGFATDVGLDADAAREALESGRYATAVQADIAQAGAYGIQGVPFFVIDGKYGISGAQPAEVFSQALAQVSGERVA from the coding sequence GTGAGTGAACCCATCAAGATCGACATCTGGTCCGACATCGCCTGCCCGTGGTGCTACATCGGAAAGCGCCACCTCGAGGCGGGCATCGAGGCGCTCGGGGCCGATGCGCCCGACGTCGAGATCGAGTACCACTCGTTCGAACTCTCTCCCGACACCCCGCTCGACTTCGAGGGTTCGACCGTCGAGTACCTCGCCGAGCGCAAGGGCATGCCGGTCGAGCGCGTCGAGCAGATGCTCGAGCACGTCACGGGCGTCGCGGCGAACGCCGGTCTCGACTACCACTTCGAGAAGGTCGCGCACACGAAGACGCTGAAGGCGCACGAACTGCTCCACTTCGCGAAGTCGCATGGCAAGCAGCTCGAGCTGAAGGAGCGCCTGCTGAAGGCGTACTTCGTCGAGGGCGGTCGCGTGAACCGCATCGACGAGCTCATCGGATTCGCGACCGACGTGGGCCTCGACGCCGACGCCGCCCGCGAGGCGCTCGAGTCGGGCCGCTACGCGACCGCCGTGCAGGCCGACATCGCCCAGGCCGGTGCCTACGGCATCCAGGGCGTGCCGTTCTTCGTCATCGACGGCAAGTACGGCATCTCGGGCGCGCAGCCAGCCGAGGTCTTCTCGCAGGCGCTCGCGCAGGTCTCCGGCGAGCGCGTCGCGTGA
- a CDS encoding Pr6Pr family membrane protein: MTASTSPARPAAAAPKRAFALVWAVLRVVMAVAIVAATIVTYQGSYGFWIEQGFDDLVTLNVNFFSYFTIESNLLAAFVLVVGAAFAFGGRLPDPTWFAVVRGCATTYMAITGIVYNLLLRGLAVTGGGDSQPWTNEVMHVIAPVFLVLDWLLAPGRLRLEWRRVWIILAFPIAWVAYTLLRGPFVYDQVKAVQTWYPYPFLNPERQENGYLGVAFWVLVIALAFAVVATLVVWVSRLGAKDPSDTDAAASARSESRTEVGNTDASASVSPHRE, translated from the coding sequence GTGACCGCCTCGACTTCGCCAGCCCGCCCAGCCGCTGCCGCCCCGAAGCGGGCCTTCGCACTCGTCTGGGCGGTGCTGCGCGTCGTGATGGCCGTCGCGATCGTCGCAGCGACGATCGTGACCTACCAGGGGTCCTACGGCTTCTGGATCGAGCAGGGCTTCGACGACCTGGTCACCCTGAACGTGAACTTCTTCAGCTACTTCACGATCGAGTCGAACCTGCTCGCGGCGTTCGTGCTGGTCGTCGGCGCCGCGTTCGCGTTCGGCGGACGACTGCCCGACCCCACGTGGTTCGCGGTCGTGAGAGGCTGCGCGACCACGTACATGGCGATCACCGGCATCGTCTACAACCTGCTGCTGCGCGGGCTCGCCGTCACGGGCGGCGGCGACTCGCAGCCGTGGACCAACGAGGTCATGCACGTCATCGCGCCGGTCTTCCTCGTGCTCGACTGGCTCCTCGCCCCTGGTCGCCTGAGGCTCGAATGGCGCCGTGTCTGGATCATCCTCGCGTTCCCCATCGCCTGGGTCGCCTACACGCTCCTGCGCGGACCGTTCGTCTACGACCAGGTCAAGGCCGTGCAGACCTGGTACCCCTACCCGTTCCTGAACCCCGAGCGGCAGGAGAACGGATACCTCGGGGTCGCGTTCTGGGTGCTCGTGATCGCACTGGCATTCGCCGTGGTGGCCACGCTGGTCGTCTGGGTGTCGCGCCTCGGCGCCAAGGATCCGAGCGATACGGATGCCGCGGCATCCGCTCGTTCCGAATCGCGAACCGAGGTCGGGAATACCGATGCGTCCGCATCGGTTTCCCCTCACCGTGAGTGA
- the bla gene encoding class A beta-lactamase, whose protein sequence is MSPSPESTSFSRRSLLALGGATTAGAALAALSASPALAAPTEASADASPTAASGRIARELAALERETSVTVGVVARTHGDRRAFRYRADSVFPMCSLFKTLAAAALVRERGYDEVYWSTPIPFADAVVDSPILGPKAPGRATPEEIADAALRYSDNTAGNLLLGELGGPQAITAFAASLGATRTRLDRWEPDLNAAVPGDARDTTTPDDIAALYEALLLDDAAGVLAGARLREWMLRNTTSNARMRAGLTPPYELADKTGGGEYGVVNDAGVLWREGRAPVTLVILTRTDRPDAVRNNEVVARATRIVIGD, encoded by the coding sequence ATGAGTCCATCACCTGAATCCACGTCGTTCTCCCGCCGATCACTGCTCGCGCTCGGAGGTGCGACGACCGCCGGCGCGGCTCTCGCGGCCCTCTCCGCATCGCCCGCCCTCGCCGCGCCGACCGAGGCATCGGCCGACGCCTCTCCGACTGCGGCGTCCGGCCGGATTGCACGGGAGCTCGCCGCGCTCGAGCGCGAGACCTCCGTCACCGTCGGCGTCGTCGCGCGCACCCACGGCGATCGGCGCGCGTTCCGGTACCGCGCCGACTCGGTCTTCCCGATGTGCTCGCTCTTCAAGACGCTGGCCGCCGCCGCGCTGGTTCGCGAGCGCGGATACGACGAGGTCTACTGGTCGACCCCGATCCCGTTCGCGGATGCGGTCGTCGACTCGCCCATCCTCGGCCCGAAGGCACCGGGCCGGGCGACGCCGGAGGAGATCGCCGATGCGGCCCTCCGCTACAGCGACAACACGGCCGGCAACCTGCTGCTGGGCGAGCTCGGCGGCCCGCAGGCGATCACGGCGTTCGCGGCCTCGCTCGGCGCGACCCGCACCCGCCTCGACCGTTGGGAGCCCGACCTCAATGCAGCAGTTCCCGGCGATGCGCGCGACACGACCACGCCCGACGACATCGCTGCGCTGTACGAGGCGCTGCTGCTCGACGATGCGGCCGGCGTGCTGGCCGGTGCCAGGCTCCGCGAGTGGATGCTGCGCAACACCACGTCGAACGCGCGCATGCGGGCCGGACTGACCCCGCCGTACGAGCTCGCCGACAAGACGGGCGGCGGCGAGTACGGCGTCGTCAACGATGCGGGCGTGCTCTGGCGCGAGGGTCGGGCCCCGGTGACGCTCGTCATCCTCACCCGCACCGATCGGCCCGATGCGGTGCGCAACAACGAGGTGGTCGCTCGGGCCACGCGCATCGTGATCGGCGACTGA
- a CDS encoding LysR family transcriptional regulator, with translation MARNFDLLSACEAFVSVAERESFTAGAMGTGVTQSVASRRIAALEAHLGARLFERSSRRVALTAFGRSVLPGATRLVVAAQEFTDDADHARALPVTVAVPRHLSPAAAARVCAAAADQALTVELLEGAPRERADWMSSGRAQLALQHVEPDRADWLTPLGVGFARGADSGDEPFYLAELRPRRGTPERRLLWLQPEDDVPNVRDRLERVRNGAGLAAGHLRLATSLVTAIAKAIGNGDLVLCTRSEADEADLAWHPLGDLHLMRGYTLVYRDGDLAERFLETTGALLPGLLGTAAPTTDTHAS, from the coding sequence ATGGCCCGCAACTTCGACCTCCTCTCGGCCTGCGAGGCCTTCGTCTCCGTGGCCGAGCGCGAGAGCTTCACCGCCGGGGCGATGGGCACCGGAGTGACCCAATCCGTCGCCAGCCGTCGCATCGCGGCACTCGAAGCGCACCTCGGCGCGCGCCTCTTCGAACGCTCGTCCCGGCGGGTCGCGCTCACGGCGTTCGGCCGCAGCGTGCTGCCAGGTGCGACGCGCCTCGTCGTCGCCGCACAGGAGTTCACCGACGACGCCGACCACGCCCGCGCCCTGCCCGTCACGGTCGCGGTTCCCCGCCACCTCTCCCCCGCCGCGGCTGCACGGGTGTGCGCGGCCGCCGCCGATCAGGCGCTCACGGTCGAACTGCTCGAGGGCGCCCCGCGCGAGCGCGCGGACTGGATGAGCTCGGGACGCGCCCAGCTCGCCCTCCAGCACGTCGAGCCCGACCGGGCCGACTGGTTGACGCCGCTCGGCGTCGGATTCGCCCGCGGCGCCGACAGCGGCGACGAGCCGTTCTACCTCGCCGAGCTCCGTCCGAGACGCGGCACCCCCGAGCGACGCCTGCTCTGGCTGCAGCCCGAAGACGACGTGCCGAACGTGCGCGACCGCCTCGAGCGCGTCCGCAACGGGGCCGGGCTCGCCGCCGGGCACCTGCGGCTGGCGACCTCGCTCGTCACGGCCATCGCGAAGGCCATCGGCAACGGCGACCTCGTGCTGTGCACGCGGTCCGAGGCGGATGAGGCCGACCTCGCGTGGCATCCGCTCGGCGACCTGCACCTCATGCGGGGCTACACGCTGGTGTACCGCGACGGCGACCTCGCCGAGCGGTTCCTCGAGACGACCGGCGCCCTGCTTCCCGGCCTGCTCGGCACGGCGGCACCGACCACAGACACGCATGCGTCCTGA
- a CDS encoding serine hydrolase, translating into MRPDRLVLRDAAETLDDAGLTASITVRDLGTGRELALDPDVAYPLASVVKLPLALTVLRRASTRDGADGDGGDVRALDAAVELDPSARTPGLTGLCRFEHPARVAVEDLLYLAMCVSDDTAADALFARFPPAEVTALLRELGIAEITVRHSIQDLHETLAARLTPDEMPQALALAIQASTRGGGHLVPQLDVTHANAGTSRAVVDLLERIWTDPRLARERAPLRRLLGMNLMRHRLAPDLESDDAAWFSKTGTFLHLRHEVGVLEHADGGVFAIAVLSESSVPARLQPGAEQALGHAARLLHDQVRATRTPR; encoded by the coding sequence ATGCGTCCTGACCGTCTCGTGCTGCGCGACGCCGCCGAGACCCTCGACGACGCCGGGCTGACCGCATCGATCACGGTGCGCGACCTCGGCACCGGCCGCGAGCTGGCACTCGATCCGGATGTCGCGTACCCGCTGGCCTCGGTCGTGAAGCTGCCGCTGGCGCTCACCGTGCTGCGCCGTGCGAGCACCCGAGACGGCGCAGACGGAGACGGCGGAGACGTGCGCGCCCTCGACGCGGCCGTGGAACTCGACCCCTCGGCGCGGACTCCGGGGCTCACGGGGCTCTGCCGGTTCGAGCACCCGGCCCGCGTCGCGGTCGAGGACCTGCTCTACCTGGCGATGTGCGTGAGCGACGACACCGCGGCCGACGCCCTGTTCGCGCGATTCCCGCCCGCCGAGGTCACGGCGCTGCTGCGGGAGCTCGGCATCGCCGAGATCACCGTACGCCACTCGATCCAGGACCTGCACGAGACGCTCGCCGCGCGGCTGACGCCCGACGAGATGCCGCAGGCCCTCGCCCTCGCGATCCAGGCCTCCACCCGCGGCGGCGGCCACCTCGTGCCGCAGCTCGACGTGACCCATGCGAACGCGGGCACCTCCCGCGCGGTCGTCGACCTGCTCGAGCGCATCTGGACCGACCCGCGGCTCGCCCGCGAGCGCGCCCCGCTCCGACGCCTGCTCGGCATGAACCTGATGCGGCATCGCCTCGCGCCCGACCTCGAGTCCGACGACGCCGCCTGGTTCTCGAAGACGGGGACCTTCCTGCACCTGCGCCACGAGGTCGGCGTGCTCGAGCACGCCGACGGCGGGGTGTTCGCGATCGCCGTGCTGAGCGAGTCCTCGGTGCCCGCGCGCCTGCAACCGGGTGCGGAGCAGGCCCTCGGTCACGCTGCGCGGCTCCTGCACGACCAGGTGCGCGCGACCCGGACGCCGCGGTGA
- a CDS encoding isoprenyl transferase produces the protein MTPKPYTHRDAVAYKPLDWTGVHPPAFPKGAVPNHVAIVMDGNGRWANRRGLTRIEGHKAGEAALLDVVAGAIQAGVKHLSVYAFSTENWKRSPDEVRFLMGYNRDVLHRRRDQLNEWGVRIRWAGRKPRLWASVINELQFAEKLTAGNDTLTLTMCVNYGGRNEITDAVRSIADDVASGRIRPSAVSEKLIAKRLYVPEMPDVDLFVRSSGEQRTSNFLLWQSAYAEMVFLDQLWPDFSRTDLWQAIELYASRNRRFGGAVDAPTTA, from the coding sequence GTGACCCCCAAGCCCTACACGCACCGCGACGCCGTCGCCTACAAGCCGCTCGACTGGACCGGCGTGCATCCGCCCGCGTTCCCGAAGGGCGCCGTGCCGAACCACGTCGCGATCGTCATGGACGGCAACGGCCGGTGGGCGAACCGCCGGGGGCTCACCCGCATCGAGGGGCACAAGGCGGGCGAGGCCGCGCTGCTCGACGTCGTCGCCGGGGCGATCCAGGCCGGCGTCAAGCACCTCTCGGTGTACGCGTTCTCGACCGAGAACTGGAAGCGCAGCCCCGACGAGGTGCGCTTCCTCATGGGCTACAACCGCGACGTGCTGCACCGCCGACGCGATCAGCTCAACGAATGGGGCGTGCGCATCCGCTGGGCCGGCCGCAAGCCGCGACTCTGGGCGTCGGTCATCAACGAGCTGCAGTTCGCCGAGAAGCTCACCGCGGGCAACGACACCCTGACGCTCACGATGTGCGTCAACTACGGCGGCCGCAACGAGATCACCGATGCCGTGCGCTCGATCGCCGACGACGTGGCATCCGGTCGCATCAGGCCGTCGGCGGTGTCCGAGAAGCTCATCGCCAAGCGCCTGTACGTGCCCGAGATGCCCGACGTCGACCTGTTCGTGCGCAGCTCGGGCGAGCAGCGCACCTCGAACTTCCTGCTCTGGCAGTCGGCCTACGCCGAGATGGTGTTCCTCGACCAGCTGTGGCCCGACTTCTCGCGCACCGACCTGTGGCAGGCGATCGAGCTCTACGCGTCGCGCAACCGACGCTTCGGCGGCGCGGTCGACGCGCCGACGACCGCCTGA
- the recO gene encoding DNA repair protein RecO — MPVYRDEAVVLRTHKLGEADRIVTLLTRRHGKIRAVAKGVRRTGSKFGARLEPFMVADLQLYEGRTLDVVTQAESLGSYGAEISADYAAYTAASAMVEAADKLTESEGSLQQYLLLVGALRSLARGEHGATLTLDSYLLRALALAGWAPSFDDCSRCGRPGEHTAVVVQLGGVVCDEECAPPGTPRIARSTVALLGALLAGDWAFVDASAPGDRNQASGIVAAYTQWHLERGLRSLPHVSREPTAP, encoded by the coding sequence GTGCCCGTCTACCGAGATGAAGCCGTCGTGCTGCGCACCCACAAGCTGGGTGAGGCCGACCGCATCGTCACGCTCCTGACGAGGCGGCACGGCAAGATCCGCGCGGTCGCGAAGGGCGTGCGGCGCACGGGCTCGAAGTTCGGAGCCAGGCTCGAACCGTTCATGGTCGCCGACCTGCAGCTCTACGAGGGCCGAACCCTCGACGTCGTGACCCAGGCCGAGTCGCTCGGCTCGTATGGCGCCGAGATCAGCGCCGACTACGCGGCCTACACGGCCGCGAGCGCCATGGTCGAGGCGGCCGACAAGCTCACCGAGTCCGAGGGGTCGCTGCAGCAGTACCTGCTGCTCGTCGGCGCCCTGCGCTCCCTCGCGCGCGGCGAGCACGGGGCGACCCTCACGCTCGACTCGTACCTGCTGCGCGCACTCGCCCTCGCCGGATGGGCGCCGAGCTTCGACGACTGCTCGCGGTGCGGGCGCCCAGGCGAGCACACCGCGGTCGTCGTGCAGCTCGGCGGCGTCGTGTGCGACGAGGAGTGCGCGCCGCCGGGAACCCCCCGCATCGCGCGGTCGACGGTCGCCCTGCTCGGCGCGCTCCTCGCTGGCGACTGGGCGTTCGTCGACGCCTCCGCACCGGGCGACCGCAACCAGGCCAGCGGCATCGTCGCGGCCTACACCCAGTGGCACCTCGAACGGGGACTCCGTTCGCTGCCGCACGTCTCGAGAGAACCCACCGCACCGTGA
- a CDS encoding trimeric intracellular cation channel family protein — METQQFFIPLWLDLTAVGLGGVQGALFASGFQGQRRLDLLGVALVGIVMGFGGGMIRDLLLNEPLRALQSNWYLIVAIAAALIGMLLAGPLTKVNGLIVGLDAIVIGMFGALGTSKALALGLPILPAVFVGVAAAAGGGVLRDMLMGLPIAIMHVGSLYAVAAGAGCIALAVLDLFGVPLFIGGIVCVAVTAVIRWLAVIFDVSLPEQRMLYRRKVATETGMLPIIRN, encoded by the coding sequence GTGGAAACCCAGCAGTTCTTCATCCCCCTCTGGCTCGATCTCACCGCGGTCGGACTCGGCGGCGTGCAGGGCGCCCTGTTCGCCTCGGGCTTCCAGGGCCAACGTCGCCTCGACCTGCTCGGCGTCGCCCTCGTCGGCATCGTCATGGGGTTCGGCGGCGGCATGATCCGCGACCTGCTGCTGAACGAGCCGCTGCGGGCGCTGCAGAGCAACTGGTACCTGATCGTCGCGATCGCCGCCGCGCTCATCGGCATGCTCCTGGCCGGGCCGCTCACGAAGGTCAACGGCCTCATCGTCGGACTCGACGCGATCGTGATCGGCATGTTCGGGGCGCTCGGCACGTCGAAGGCGCTCGCCCTCGGGCTCCCGATCCTGCCCGCCGTGTTCGTCGGCGTGGCCGCGGCCGCCGGGGGCGGCGTGCTGCGCGACATGCTCATGGGCCTGCCCATCGCGATCATGCACGTCGGATCGCTCTACGCGGTCGCCGCCGGAGCCGGCTGCATCGCGCTCGCGGTGCTCGACCTGTTCGGCGTTCCGCTGTTCATCGGCGGCATCGTCTGCGTCGCGGTGACGGCCGTCATCCGGTGGCTCGCCGTGATCTTCGACGTGTCGCTGCCCGAGCAGCGCATGCTCTACCGGCGCAAGGTCGCGACCGAGACCGGCATGCTGCCGATCATCCGCAACTGA
- the leuA gene encoding 2-isopropylmalate synthase: MKNTQKPSAMPVHRYRPFHQQIAVDLPDRTWPSKRIEVAPRWCAVDLRDGNQALIDPMSPERKRIMFDLLVKMGYKEIEVGFPSASQTDFDFVRSLIEEGAIPDDVTIQVLTQARDHLIERTYESIQGAKQAIVHLYNSTSILQRDVVFRTDRQGIIDIALHGARKCREMESTVPGTDVFYEYSPESYTGTELEFAVDVCNQVIEIFEPTPERKVIINLPATVEMATPNVYADSIEWMSRHLAHRENVILSLHPHNDRGTAIAAAELGYLAGADRIEGCLFGNGERTGNVDLVALGINLFTQGIDPQIDFSDVDDVKRTAEYCNQLPVHERSPWAGDLVYTAFSGSHQDAIKKGFEAMAVEAERRGVTVDELEWAVPYLPVDPRDLGRSYEAVIRVNSQSGKGGVAYLLKNDHALDLPRKLQIEFSGVVQAKTDEEGGEVSSDEIWSVFTDEYLPAPTERPDDKWGRFELLSLRTESDLTGEVRVRVGLRDGDERVDAEGSGNGPIAAFLSVLGAEGVDVRVLDYSEHAMSAGGDAVAAAYVECQVGDRTLWGVGLDADISTASLKAVVSAVNRAIRARVAVDELESVGV, encoded by the coding sequence ATGAAGAACACCCAGAAGCCCTCGGCGATGCCCGTCCACCGGTATCGCCCGTTCCACCAGCAGATCGCAGTGGACCTGCCCGACCGCACTTGGCCGTCCAAGCGCATCGAGGTCGCCCCGCGCTGGTGCGCCGTCGATCTGCGTGACGGCAACCAGGCGCTCATCGACCCGATGAGCCCCGAGCGCAAGCGCATCATGTTCGACCTGCTCGTCAAGATGGGCTACAAGGAGATCGAGGTCGGGTTCCCGAGCGCGAGCCAGACCGACTTCGACTTCGTGCGCAGCCTCATCGAAGAAGGCGCGATCCCCGACGACGTCACCATCCAGGTGCTGACCCAGGCGCGCGACCACCTCATCGAGCGCACGTACGAGTCGATCCAGGGCGCGAAGCAGGCCATCGTGCACCTGTACAACTCGACGAGCATCCTGCAGCGCGACGTCGTGTTCCGCACCGACCGCCAGGGCATCATCGACATCGCGCTGCACGGCGCGCGCAAGTGCCGCGAGATGGAGTCGACCGTTCCCGGCACCGACGTGTTCTACGAGTACTCGCCCGAGAGCTACACGGGCACCGAGCTCGAGTTCGCGGTCGACGTGTGCAACCAGGTCATCGAGATCTTCGAGCCGACGCCCGAGCGCAAGGTCATCATCAACCTGCCCGCGACGGTCGAGATGGCCACGCCCAACGTCTACGCCGACTCCATCGAGTGGATGAGCCGGCACCTGGCGCACCGCGAGAACGTCATCCTCTCGCTGCACCCGCACAACGACCGCGGCACCGCGATCGCCGCCGCCGAGCTCGGCTACCTGGCCGGCGCCGACCGCATCGAGGGATGCCTGTTCGGCAACGGCGAGCGCACGGGCAACGTCGACCTGGTCGCGCTCGGCATCAACCTGTTCACGCAGGGCATCGACCCGCAGATCGACTTCTCCGACGTCGACGACGTCAAGCGCACCGCCGAGTACTGCAACCAGTTGCCCGTGCACGAGCGCAGCCCGTGGGCCGGCGACCTCGTCTACACGGCGTTCAGCGGATCGCATCAAGACGCCATCAAGAAGGGCTTCGAGGCCATGGCCGTCGAGGCCGAGCGTCGGGGCGTCACGGTCGACGAGCTCGAGTGGGCGGTTCCGTACCTGCCCGTCGACCCGCGCGACCTGGGCCGCAGCTACGAGGCGGTCATCCGCGTGAACTCGCAGTCGGGCAAGGGCGGCGTCGCCTACCTGCTGAAGAACGACCACGCGCTCGACCTGCCGCGCAAGCTGCAGATCGAGTTCTCGGGCGTCGTGCAGGCCAAGACCGACGAAGAGGGCGGCGAGGTCTCGAGCGACGAGATCTGGAGCGTCTTCACCGACGAGTACCTGCCCGCGCCCACCGAGCGCCCCGACGACAAGTGGGGTCGCTTCGAGCTGCTCTCGCTGCGCACCGAGAGCGATCTCACCGGCGAGGTCCGCGTGCGCGTCGGGCTGCGCGACGGCGACGAGCGCGTCGACGCCGAGGGCAGCGGCAACGGTCCCATCGCGGCCTTCCTGTCGGTGCTCGGCGCCGAGGGCGTCGACGTGCGTGTGCTCGACTACAGCGAGCACGCCATGTCGGCCGGCGGCGACGCCGTGGCCGCGGCCTACGTCGAGTGCCAGGTCGGCGACCGCACCCTCTGGGGTGTCGGCCTCGACGCCGACATCTCCACGGCATCGCTGAAGGCGGTCGTCTCGGCCGTCAACCGTGCGATCCGCGCCCGCGTCGCAGTCGACGAACTCGAGTCCGTCGGCGTCTGA